One window of the Niallia circulans genome contains the following:
- a CDS encoding sensor histidine kinase has product MKTFKFKDRLRKEIMVSSLITISLASLVIFGGLFGYYYYSINQEITEERERITNQYKSITSYLDENLEMYSETIFARYVDGKLTDRDLYEEYYHLLSRKERNIRIRLLLLDKNKNLLFDSEKKEDIRLIYFLNTVVDNNPLEEKVIRRIFMTPQREHTLLSLKKIKEDSYTIGYAAFLMNGNDFLQNSSGNGTQYLLYDNYHNVFSSSSFEFLKGSLEKVSSEVRDGNFQSEEENYYSKHRLLESNMNLIVYKKLESLNILWRFSFSIVMILVFFLLLFSRYSSKKIAYNNARYVEFISNEMKKVTNNKNYRFKIESKDEFQFLSENINQMLDELEELNQNNISLLKENVISERKMLEAQFNPHFLYNTLETIRVATYYDTELANKLILNLNTILRYSISKMNEVAAIKTDMLYIKNYLEICKERFERFTFDITIEEQTEEFLIPKLLILPIVENSMKYGFRDRRDLHLSINIVRTGESLTIQISDNGGGIDDSTLVKVNSNVFKKSGNHHGLYNAKRRLLLMYPNSYFKVKSPEEHTTVIMKIRE; this is encoded by the coding sequence TTGAAAACGTTTAAATTTAAAGATAGATTACGAAAGGAAATTATGGTAAGTTCGCTTATTACTATCTCGCTGGCTTCCTTGGTGATTTTTGGAGGACTATTTGGCTACTATTACTATTCAATCAACCAAGAAATAACAGAAGAAAGGGAAAGGATTACTAATCAGTATAAAAGTATAACTAGTTACCTTGATGAAAATTTAGAAATGTACAGCGAAACCATATTTGCAAGATATGTAGATGGAAAATTAACTGATAGAGATTTATATGAAGAGTATTATCACCTTCTAAGCAGAAAGGAAAGGAATATAAGAATTCGGTTATTATTATTGGATAAAAATAAAAATTTATTATTTGATAGCGAGAAGAAAGAAGATATTAGGTTGATCTATTTCTTAAATACGGTAGTAGATAATAATCCATTAGAGGAAAAAGTTATCCGTCGGATATTTATGACTCCTCAAAGAGAGCATACCTTATTATCCTTAAAAAAGATAAAGGAGGATTCCTATACGATTGGATATGCGGCTTTTTTAATGAATGGAAATGATTTTCTGCAAAACTCTTCAGGAAATGGAACCCAATATCTACTGTATGATAATTATCATAATGTTTTCTCCAGTAGCTCATTCGAATTTTTAAAAGGATCTTTAGAAAAAGTAAGTTCAGAAGTAAGGGATGGAAATTTTCAAAGTGAAGAAGAGAACTATTACTCCAAACATAGACTGCTGGAATCAAATATGAATTTAATTGTTTATAAAAAATTAGAATCACTAAACATATTATGGCGCTTTTCGTTTAGCATCGTCATGATTTTGGTTTTCTTTTTATTACTTTTTTCTCGTTATTCCTCTAAAAAGATCGCTTACAATAATGCTAGATATGTGGAATTTATATCCAATGAAATGAAAAAAGTAACAAATAATAAAAACTATCGCTTTAAGATAGAGTCAAAAGATGAATTCCAATTTTTGAGTGAAAATATAAATCAAATGCTCGATGAATTAGAAGAATTAAATCAAAATAACATTTCTTTACTAAAGGAAAATGTCATCTCAGAACGCAAAATGCTAGAGGCGCAATTTAATCCTCACTTTCTGTATAATACATTGGAAACGATACGAGTAGCAACTTATTATGATACAGAATTAGCTAACAAATTAATCTTAAATCTAAATACTATTTTGAGATATAGCATTTCCAAAATGAATGAAGTAGCAGCCATTAAAACCGATATGCTTTATATTAAAAACTATTTGGAAATTTGCAAAGAACGGTTTGAGCGATTTACGTTTGACATAACGATAGAGGAACAAACAGAGGAATTCCTCATTCCGAAATTGTTAATTTTGCCAATAGTAGAAAATAGTATGAAATATGGATTTAGAGATAGAAGAGATTTACATTTATCAATTAATATCGTCAGAACTGGGGAAAGTTTGACGATACAAATAAGCGATAATGGAGGAGGTATAGATGATAGTACGTTAGTTAAAGTAAATTCAAATGTATTTAAGAAAAGTGGGAACCATCATGGCCTATATAATGCAAAGAGAAGATTATTATTAATGTACCCAAATTCTTACTTCAAAGTAAAAAGTCCTGAGGAACATACGACTGTCATTATGAAAATCAGGGAGTGA
- the treP gene encoding PTS system trehalose-specific EIIBC component — protein MSIDKQQVSNIIDAIGGKENISAATHCVTRLRFALADEGKVDKEKLESIDLVKGSFSANGQFQVVIGPGTVEKVYKELINQTGASEGSKDDVKKASEQNLNPLQRAVKMLADIFIPILPAIVTAGLLMGINNVLTGEGIFFEQSVVQAYPQWADFASIINLIANTAFTFLPGLIGWSAMTRFGGSPLLGIVLGLMLVHPDLLNAWGYGSAKEIPTWNIFGLEVEKVGYQGQVLPVLLASYVLAKLEIFLRNRIPDSFQMLFVAPIALLVTGFVSFIAIGPITFFIGNLITDGVVAIFDFAPILGGLIYGGLYAPLVITGMHHTFLAVDLQLIGSTGGTFLWPMVALSNIAQGSAALAMLFILKDEKLKSLSVTSAISAYLGVTEPALFGVNLRFRFAFISAIIGSAIAGAFISIQAVKAPSIGVGGLPGFLSIFPNNWGAFFIGMAIVIIVPFLLTILFGKVRKAQ, from the coding sequence ATGAGCATAGATAAACAGCAGGTTAGTAATATAATTGACGCGATTGGCGGCAAAGAGAATATTTCTGCTGCAACGCATTGTGTGACAAGATTGCGATTTGCATTAGCAGATGAAGGAAAAGTAGATAAAGAGAAGCTTGAATCAATAGATTTAGTGAAAGGGTCGTTTTCGGCAAATGGACAATTTCAAGTTGTAATTGGTCCAGGTACGGTGGAGAAGGTTTATAAAGAATTAATCAATCAAACGGGTGCATCCGAAGGGTCGAAAGATGATGTCAAAAAAGCCTCAGAACAAAATTTAAATCCATTACAGCGTGCTGTAAAAATGTTAGCTGATATATTTATTCCGATTTTGCCTGCAATTGTAACAGCTGGTTTACTAATGGGAATCAATAATGTCCTAACAGGTGAAGGTATCTTTTTTGAGCAATCGGTGGTTCAAGCATATCCACAATGGGCAGACTTTGCTAGTATTATCAATTTAATAGCTAATACAGCGTTTACTTTTTTACCCGGTTTAATCGGCTGGTCTGCAATGACTCGATTTGGCGGCAGTCCTTTATTAGGGATTGTGCTTGGATTAATGCTCGTTCATCCTGATTTATTGAATGCATGGGGATATGGAAGTGCAAAAGAAATTCCGACATGGAACATTTTTGGTTTAGAAGTAGAAAAGGTTGGCTATCAAGGTCAGGTTTTACCAGTCCTGCTTGCTTCTTATGTTTTAGCTAAATTAGAAATTTTCTTAAGAAACAGAATTCCAGATTCTTTTCAAATGTTATTCGTAGCACCTATTGCTTTACTTGTAACTGGTTTTGTATCATTTATTGCAATCGGTCCCATCACATTTTTTATTGGCAACTTAATTACAGATGGCGTTGTAGCAATTTTTGATTTTGCGCCAATTTTAGGTGGATTAATATACGGCGGATTATATGCACCGCTTGTTATTACTGGTATGCATCATACATTCTTAGCAGTAGATTTGCAGTTGATCGGAAGCACTGGCGGAACATTTTTATGGCCGATGGTTGCTTTATCCAATATTGCTCAAGGGTCAGCAGCACTTGCCATGTTGTTTATATTAAAAGATGAAAAATTAAAGAGTTTGTCAGTAACTTCAGCTATCTCCGCGTATCTTGGTGTTACGGAGCCAGCGTTGTTTGGTGTTAATCTGCGCTTCCGCTTTGCCTTTATTTCGGCCATTATTGGATCTGCTATAGCTGGTGCCTTTATTTCTATCCAAGCAGTAAAAGCACCTTCAATAGGAGTAGGCGGCTTGCCAGGATTCCTGTCCATTTTCCCTAATAATTGGGGAGCATTCTTCATTGGAATGGCCATTGTCATAATCGTCCCATTCCTTTTAACAATATTATTTGGAAAAGTGCGCAAGGCGCAATAA
- a CDS encoding YhgE/Pip domain-containing protein has protein sequence MKNVFTIYRNDWIRIFKAPIAALLIVALMVLPSLYAWFNLAASWDPYSNTSGIKIAVTSEDDGAVIRDSSVNIGDEIISSLKKNDKLGWEFVSKEKAKEGVTKGEYYASLYIPHDFSAKIATILEDKQVKPEIDYSVNEKLNAIAPKMTSTGASTIVQQVKENFIHTVSESVLGVFNDAGIKLEEELPTIRNIEEKIFALEKEVPKINELGEKVVTLEGKLPEINKQAQKILTLEAAFPDINEASKNILLLEEKLPELDKVGEGILVLQEKAPEIQKLADGVIELDAHFADISEMVTKALSNVEDMQSFLETASGSLEKIQQGINNGKQLADTLPAFIDANGEALDAVGPVYKQNLLLHQKTADAVHQFAGLVQNGNLTEEETKTNAVALQAQVQTSIDSLTRSIALFTTLNSATPNGDEALLSEIKNLQALQTNFQQEKELLQTIQAEDKEKASSLLALSQEAIELSTTLVNRYDKQTEPAIHRALEGIKDSAQNAMNDLESAQANIPKLEEILKNTDESLAFAQEELTKLHSDLPTIEKKIHETTNLIQKNMDKVLARINDAAEFYQKSFPSLKEKIHAAASFVRNDLPAAEKDISKVAAFIKTDLPRVEEAVHKAADMVQNELPNLEATLTKTADSIRNFEDEYDLGEIISLLKNDIQQESDFISDPIVLNENSLFPIPNYGSANSPFYTTLSLWVGALLLISLLRVDVRDPEGIYTPNQIYFGRWLTFVTIGLCQSLIVTLGDMFILKAYVAEPVAFVLFSMFISLVFMTIVYTLVSVFGNLGKGLAIIFLVLQLSGSGGTFPIQVAPPFFQKINPYLPFTHAINLLRETVGGMVKEKVLFSISMLIIFSVIALIIALFLKKPLANGTRKMTEKAKASEIIH, from the coding sequence TTGAAGAATGTTTTTACTATTTACCGAAATGATTGGATTCGTATATTTAAGGCGCCTATTGCTGCACTTCTCATTGTGGCTTTAATGGTGCTGCCATCTTTATATGCGTGGTTTAATTTGGCTGCTTCGTGGGATCCATATTCGAATACGAGTGGGATAAAAATAGCAGTAACAAGTGAAGATGATGGAGCAGTTATTCGCGATTCCTCCGTCAATATTGGCGATGAAATTATTTCAAGCTTAAAGAAAAATGATAAGCTTGGCTGGGAATTTGTAAGTAAAGAAAAAGCGAAGGAGGGTGTTACAAAAGGAGAGTATTATGCAAGCTTGTACATACCTCATGATTTTTCTGCCAAGATTGCAACCATTTTAGAGGACAAACAAGTAAAGCCAGAAATTGATTATAGCGTAAATGAAAAGTTAAACGCAATCGCACCAAAGATGACTTCTACTGGTGCCTCGACGATTGTGCAGCAAGTAAAAGAAAACTTTATTCATACGGTAAGTGAATCCGTATTGGGTGTATTTAATGATGCTGGAATTAAGCTGGAAGAAGAATTACCGACGATTAGAAATATAGAAGAGAAAATTTTCGCATTAGAAAAAGAAGTTCCGAAAATAAATGAATTAGGAGAAAAAGTAGTAACACTGGAAGGTAAATTGCCTGAAATCAATAAACAAGCCCAAAAAATCTTAACATTAGAAGCAGCTTTTCCAGATATTAATGAAGCAAGTAAAAATATTCTGTTATTAGAAGAAAAGCTTCCGGAACTAGATAAGGTTGGAGAAGGCATTCTGGTATTACAGGAAAAGGCGCCAGAGATTCAAAAGCTAGCAGATGGCGTGATAGAGCTAGATGCTCATTTTGCTGACATTAGTGAAATGGTAACAAAAGCATTATCAAATGTAGAAGACATGCAGTCATTTCTGGAAACAGCAAGTGGTTCATTAGAGAAAATCCAACAAGGGATAAATAACGGGAAGCAATTAGCAGATACACTGCCGGCGTTTATCGATGCAAATGGGGAAGCGCTCGATGCGGTGGGACCAGTTTATAAACAAAATCTTCTTCTCCATCAAAAAACGGCTGATGCTGTTCATCAATTTGCTGGATTAGTTCAAAATGGTAATCTAACTGAAGAGGAAACAAAGACAAATGCAGTAGCTTTGCAAGCACAAGTGCAAACTAGTATCGATAGTTTAACACGTTCTATTGCATTATTTACTACTCTTAATAGTGCAACTCCAAATGGGGATGAGGCTCTTTTGTCTGAAATTAAAAACTTACAGGCATTACAAACCAATTTTCAGCAAGAAAAAGAGCTGCTACAAACGATACAGGCAGAGGATAAAGAAAAAGCATCCAGTTTATTGGCGTTGTCGCAAGAGGCAATCGAGCTTAGTACTACTCTAGTGAATCGCTATGACAAGCAAACAGAGCCAGCTATTCATCGTGCTTTAGAGGGGATAAAGGATTCGGCTCAAAATGCAATGAATGATTTGGAAAGTGCACAAGCGAATATACCAAAGCTAGAAGAGATATTAAAAAATACGGATGAGTCACTTGCCTTTGCGCAAGAAGAATTAACAAAGCTTCATTCTGACCTACCTACAATAGAAAAGAAGATTCATGAAACAACAAATCTTATCCAGAAAAATATGGATAAAGTTCTAGCAAGGATTAATGATGCTGCAGAATTTTATCAAAAATCTTTTCCAAGTCTAAAAGAGAAGATTCATGCAGCAGCAAGCTTTGTTCGTAATGATCTTCCGGCAGCTGAAAAAGATATTTCTAAAGTAGCTGCATTTATTAAAACAGATTTACCTAGAGTGGAAGAGGCTGTTCATAAAGCGGCAGATATGGTACAAAATGAATTGCCAAATTTAGAAGCGACCTTGACTAAAACGGCAGATTCTATCCGGAATTTTGAAGATGAGTATGATTTAGGAGAAATTATTTCCTTGTTGAAAAATGATATACAACAAGAAAGTGACTTTATATCTGATCCGATTGTATTAAATGAAAATTCGTTATTTCCTATTCCTAATTATGGATCAGCGAATTCGCCTTTTTATACAACCTTGAGTTTATGGGTTGGTGCCTTGCTGCTCATTTCTTTATTACGCGTGGATGTTCGAGATCCTGAAGGAATTTACACACCGAACCAAATTTACTTTGGCAGATGGCTAACCTTTGTCACAATTGGATTATGCCAGAGCTTAATTGTGACACTGGGAGATATGTTTATCTTAAAGGCATATGTAGCTGAGCCAGTTGCATTCGTATTGTTCAGCATGTTTATCAGCTTAGTATTTATGACAATTGTTTATACATTGGTTTCTGTTTTTGGCAACTTAGGTAAGGGATTAGCGATTATTTTTCTTGTATTGCAGCTATCTGGTTCTGGAGGAACTTTTCCTATTCAAGTTGCACCACCTTTTTTCCAAAAAATTAATCCCTACCTACCATTTACACATGCAATCAACCTATTAAGAGAAACCGTAGGCGGGATGGTAAAGGAAAAAGTATTATTTTCAATCAGCATGCTTATCATCTTTAGTGTAATTGCTTTGATTATTGCTCTATTTTTAAAAAAGCCATTGGCAAATGGAACAAGAAAAATGACAGAAAAGGCAAAAGCAAGCGAGATTATACATTAA
- a CDS encoding PH domain-containing protein: MLEVKVTKNDNKLQIKWQLCTIEIPLSDITAVANDETYAGKEITGIRIGFPYGNTDRVLIHTKTDHYIIFTSSGNLKDKITDLIKEE; the protein is encoded by the coding sequence ATGTTGGAAGTCAAAGTAACAAAAAATGATAACAAGTTACAAATAAAATGGCAGCTATGCACCATTGAAATCCCTTTATCAGATATAACAGCAGTAGCAAATGATGAAACCTATGCTGGGAAAGAAATAACCGGAATAAGAATTGGTTTCCCTTATGGAAACACTGACAGGGTCCTTATACATACCAAAACAGATCATTATATTATTTTTACAAGTAGCGGAAATTTGAAGGACAAGATTACGGATTTAATTAAGGAAGAATAA
- a CDS encoding CdaR family transcriptional regulator → MYELTPKQAQKIVNKMMKDIPYNINIMDKTGIIIGSGNKERIGTLHHGAVAAIKQKRIVPIEKDEEFVKKGINLPIEWNESILGVVGISGEIKETSPFGKLVKSTVLLLIEQSIASEKENRRKNVKQEFFNLLIDPNTIYTKDLIDQASSYNVQLNKPSQLVYIEFQKNVDETIVKDFPFFQPYQNTLCVVVQEPNNMEELRDNLAKYQDIFVSVSKINDKIAEGFLQTKLALKVLKGLFLHQKIIFYADCEFIADLSYSLQKIKKTALQSDLLETNDELIKTLQAYLNCNMNMNETASQLIVHRNTLNYRLNRIYKITGKDPKNILDLLELIFMLISRIK, encoded by the coding sequence ATGTATGAATTAACACCCAAACAGGCACAAAAAATTGTAAATAAAATGATGAAGGATATTCCATATAATATTAATATTATGGATAAAACCGGCATTATCATTGGCAGTGGCAATAAAGAAAGAATCGGCACGCTCCACCATGGTGCAGTTGCTGCCATCAAACAAAAAAGAATCGTTCCTATTGAAAAGGATGAAGAATTCGTCAAGAAAGGAATTAATCTGCCTATTGAATGGAATGAGTCTATATTAGGAGTAGTTGGTATTAGCGGCGAGATAAAGGAAACCAGTCCTTTCGGAAAACTAGTTAAATCAACCGTTCTGCTATTAATCGAACAGAGTATTGCTTCGGAAAAAGAAAATAGGAGAAAGAATGTAAAACAGGAATTTTTCAACTTATTAATAGATCCAAATACTATTTATACAAAAGATTTAATAGACCAAGCATCATCCTATAATGTTCAGTTAAATAAACCAAGCCAACTAGTCTATATAGAATTTCAGAAAAACGTTGATGAGACTATAGTAAAAGATTTCCCTTTCTTTCAGCCCTATCAAAATACACTATGTGTGGTTGTTCAAGAGCCAAACAACATGGAAGAGCTGCGAGATAATCTAGCTAAATATCAAGATATCTTTGTTTCCGTCAGCAAAATAAATGATAAAATTGCTGAAGGTTTTCTTCAGACAAAATTGGCATTAAAAGTATTAAAAGGATTGTTTCTTCATCAGAAAATCATTTTTTATGCTGATTGTGAGTTTATTGCTGACTTATCATATTCTTTGCAAAAAATAAAAAAAACAGCGCTTCAATCAGACTTGTTGGAAACAAATGATGAACTTATCAAGACACTCCAAGCTTACCTTAACTGTAATATGAATATGAATGAAACAGCCAGCCAGCTGATTGTGCATAGAAATACATTAAATTATCGATTAAATCGAATTTATAAAATTACAGGGAAAGATCCTAAAAATATATTGGATCTTTTAGAACTAATCTTTATGTTAATTAGTCGTATCAAATGA
- a CDS encoding glycerate kinase, translating to MGKTFLLAPDSFKESMTAKEVCVAMEAGIKRAIPDAECIHVPMADGGEGTVQSLVDATGGTLVIKEVTGPLHTPVLAQYGILGDGKTAVIEMASASGIHHVNKETKNPLITTTFGTGELIRECIEQGITDIILGIGGSATNDGGTGMAAALGYKFLDKDGNELLFGGGYLNELNTIDCSHVNPQLKNVHILVASDVTNPLCGENGASVVFGPQKGATPEMVQILDRNLRHYANKVKEYLRIDIVDTPGAGAAGGLGAGLLAFTHSTMKKGIDIVIEYTNLKEKLKAVDYCFTGEGGIDFQTKFGKAPYGVSQAAKSVNRDIKVIALAGCIGQDVEVLYEEGFDAIFGIVPGADSIDTLLAQGKENVARTAESIARLLK from the coding sequence ATGGGGAAAACATTTTTATTAGCTCCTGATTCATTTAAAGAAAGTATGACAGCAAAAGAAGTATGTGTTGCTATGGAAGCAGGGATAAAAAGAGCAATCCCTGATGCAGAATGTATCCATGTTCCAATGGCAGATGGCGGAGAGGGGACGGTTCAATCACTAGTAGACGCTACAGGCGGTACACTAGTTATAAAGGAAGTTACAGGACCCCTTCATACACCAGTTTTAGCACAGTATGGTATTTTAGGAGACGGTAAGACTGCTGTCATTGAAATGGCATCTGCAAGCGGAATCCATCATGTTAACAAAGAAACAAAAAATCCCCTTATTACCACAACTTTTGGAACAGGGGAATTAATAAGGGAATGTATAGAGCAAGGCATTACAGATATTATATTGGGGATTGGCGGGAGCGCAACAAATGATGGCGGAACGGGTATGGCCGCTGCGCTTGGCTATAAATTTTTAGATAAAGATGGAAATGAATTGTTGTTTGGCGGCGGTTATTTAAATGAACTTAATACAATTGATTGTTCTCATGTTAACCCACAGTTGAAAAATGTGCATATATTGGTGGCATCGGATGTCACAAACCCATTGTGTGGAGAAAATGGAGCATCGGTTGTCTTTGGTCCCCAAAAGGGTGCTACTCCAGAGATGGTCCAAATTTTAGATAGAAACCTACGTCACTACGCTAACAAGGTGAAAGAGTATCTTAGAATCGATATAGTAGATACACCTGGTGCAGGCGCTGCAGGTGGCCTTGGGGCAGGTTTACTTGCTTTCACTCATTCAACGATGAAGAAAGGAATAGATATCGTAATTGAATATACCAATTTAAAGGAAAAGTTAAAAGCAGTAGATTATTGTTTTACAGGAGAAGGCGGCATTGATTTTCAAACAAAGTTTGGCAAAGCCCCATATGGAGTTTCACAAGCGGCTAAAAGTGTGAACCGTGACATTAAAGTAATCGCACTGGCAGGGTGTATTGGTCAGGATGTGGAAGTTTTGTACGAAGAAGGTTTCGATGCTATTTTTGGGATTGTCCCTGGAGCAGATTCGATTGACACTTTGCTGGCTCAAGGAAAAGAAAATGTTGCAAGAACGGCAGAAAGTATTGCGAGACTATTAAAATAG
- a CDS encoding GntP family permease, whose amino-acid sequence MAAGLEISWIGALCGLALAIILILFKLAPTYSLILGAIVGAFIGGANFSETITILVSGTQSVQGTVIRIIAAGVFAGVMMESGAAETIAKFIVDKLGGTKAMLSLALATMIITAVGVFIPVAVLIVAPIALSVANKMGYSKIAVLVALSGGGKAGNIISPNPNTIAAAGGFELHVNQVMIGGLIPAIFGVIVTVVLASLIKYKGTKVTDKEAEELENANTSNLPSLSKALITPIIAIVLLMISPIGALLGIDVLTKLNIDSLFILPFAAVVGTLALGKKEKLLDYCTAGLNRMTPTILIIIGAGAIGGLITASDLPSQVVALVESSGISGTFLAPIAGTLMAAATASTSTGVILATGSFSEAILNTGVAPIAAAVMTHTGATVIDHLPHGTYFHVTRNAMNMSMADRMKVAGYESIVGLTMTIVAIILYGFIL is encoded by the coding sequence ATGGCAGCTGGGTTAGAAATTAGTTGGATTGGAGCTTTATGTGGTTTGGCGCTGGCAATCATTTTAATTTTGTTTAAGTTAGCCCCAACTTATTCCCTTATTTTGGGGGCGATTGTTGGAGCATTTATTGGTGGTGCTAATTTTTCAGAGACAATTACGATTTTAGTGTCAGGGACACAAAGTGTTCAAGGAACAGTTATCCGTATTATTGCTGCAGGGGTTTTTGCTGGTGTCATGATGGAATCTGGGGCAGCAGAAACAATTGCCAAGTTTATTGTTGATAAACTCGGTGGGACAAAGGCGATGTTATCTTTAGCATTAGCAACGATGATTATTACAGCAGTAGGAGTATTCATTCCCGTAGCGGTATTAATTGTTGCACCAATTGCTCTGTCTGTGGCAAACAAAATGGGTTATTCTAAGATTGCCGTCTTAGTCGCTTTATCCGGAGGAGGAAAAGCAGGAAATATTATATCTCCAAATCCTAATACAATTGCTGCTGCAGGCGGATTTGAGCTTCATGTTAATCAGGTAATGATAGGGGGACTAATTCCAGCTATTTTTGGTGTAATTGTCACAGTAGTCCTTGCATCGCTAATTAAGTATAAAGGAACGAAAGTGACAGATAAGGAGGCAGAAGAACTTGAAAATGCAAACACCTCCAATCTGCCGTCTTTATCTAAAGCTTTAATAACACCAATTATTGCTATTGTTCTATTGATGATTAGTCCAATAGGAGCATTGCTTGGAATAGATGTACTTACAAAATTGAACATTGACTCCTTGTTTATTTTGCCTTTTGCGGCAGTTGTCGGTACGCTGGCGTTAGGGAAAAAAGAAAAGCTGCTGGATTATTGTACAGCTGGCTTAAATAGAATGACACCAACCATTTTAATTATTATTGGTGCAGGTGCTATTGGTGGATTGATTACTGCTTCAGACTTGCCTTCACAAGTAGTTGCCTTAGTAGAATCATCTGGCATTTCTGGCACATTCCTTGCTCCAATTGCAGGAACTTTAATGGCAGCCGCTACAGCATCTACTTCAACAGGGGTTATTTTGGCAACTGGTTCATTCTCAGAAGCAATCTTGAATACTGGCGTAGCACCTATAGCTGCAGCAGTGATGACACATACTGGCGCTACGGTGATTGACCACTTACCACATGGAACTTATTTTCATGTTACTCGCAACGCTATGAATATGAGTATGGCAGACAGAATGAAAGTGGCAGGTTATGAAAGTATTGTTGGCTTAACCATGACTATTGTAGCAATTATCCTATACGGATTTATTTTATAA
- a CDS encoding Na-translocating system protein MpsC family protein: MKRFLSQVYNKISKDLFGAGTTLLKVTIDQNVITLQAKHPRAPRSAALEGEVPSLKQEVDFHLSLLFKKKLKEQLEETTNWNIEAILRDYDSFTQLAFTNIVLTKH; the protein is encoded by the coding sequence ATGAAAAGATTTCTATCTCAGGTATACAATAAGATTTCAAAAGATTTGTTTGGTGCTGGAACGACATTATTGAAGGTAACGATTGATCAGAATGTGATTACACTTCAAGCGAAGCATCCACGTGCCCCTCGATCTGCTGCTCTCGAAGGAGAAGTACCGAGCCTTAAACAAGAGGTTGACTTTCATCTGTCCTTACTTTTTAAGAAAAAGCTAAAAGAACAACTAGAAGAAACGACAAATTGGAATATTGAAGCGATTCTTAGGGATTATGATTCTTTCACACAGCTTGCTTTTACAAACATTGTATTAACTAAACATTAA
- a CDS encoding ABC transporter substrate-binding protein translates to MKKLVSAVAASSFLLLAACSSDDTSNSKEKKEKLVVSTWGFNEDFFRSEIYAPFEKENNVEIVLDTGNNADRLNKVRQGNSDVDVIFLSDYYAQQGIEDKVFETIDRSKLTNLDNIYETAKAPLGEEYGPAYTIAQFGIAYNPDEVAKPVTSWKDLWSADLKGKITIPSITSTTGPMMVDVASLVSGEQTFSEDKAFKQLKSLMPSVVKEYGQTSEYVNMFAQGEIAAGPIMEMYFADLKEAVPNAEFITPAEGGYAVMNTVNIVKGSDQKELSEKFINYILGKEAQEKSAKNKVDSPVNTQVKLTEEEAQGLTYGEKVITSLHTLDMKFINDNLKGWIDRWNRELVQ, encoded by the coding sequence ATGAAAAAATTAGTTAGTGCAGTAGCCGCATCATCCTTTTTATTATTAGCAGCATGCAGTTCCGATGACACATCAAACAGTAAAGAAAAAAAAGAAAAGCTAGTTGTTTCCACTTGGGGTTTTAATGAAGATTTCTTCCGCAGTGAAATTTATGCCCCATTCGAAAAAGAGAACAATGTAGAAATCGTTTTAGATACAGGTAATAACGCAGACCGCTTAAACAAAGTGAGACAAGGAAATTCAGATGTTGACGTCATCTTTTTATCCGACTATTACGCCCAGCAAGGAATTGAAGATAAAGTTTTCGAAACGATTGATCGCAGCAAGCTGACTAATCTAGACAATATTTATGAAACGGCAAAAGCTCCACTTGGTGAAGAGTATGGACCTGCCTACACTATAGCGCAATTTGGAATTGCTTATAATCCAGATGAAGTAGCAAAACCCGTTACTTCTTGGAAAGACCTATGGAGTGCAGATTTAAAGGGAAAAATTACAATCCCGAGCATTACCTCTACAACAGGCCCAATGATGGTAGACGTGGCTTCTTTAGTTAGCGGTGAACAAACTTTTAGCGAAGATAAAGCCTTTAAACAATTAAAATCCTTAATGCCAAGCGTTGTAAAAGAATATGGTCAAACTTCTGAATATGTAAATATGTTTGCTCAAGGAGAAATTGCCGCTGGGCCAATCATGGAAATGTACTTTGCTGATTTAAAAGAAGCAGTTCCTAATGCTGAATTTATTACACCTGCTGAAGGTGGATATGCCGTTATGAATACAGTAAACATCGTAAAAGGTTCAGACCAAAAAGAACTATCAGAAAAATTCATCAACTATATTTTAGGAAAAGAAGCACAAGAAAAATCAGCTAAAAATAAAGTAGATTCACCAGTTAATACGCAAGTCAAATTAACAGAAGAAGAAGCACAAGGGTTAACATATGGCGAAAAGGTAATCACTAGCTTGCACACATTAGATATGAAATTTATCAACGATAACTTAAAGGGCTGGATTGATCGCTGGAACCGCGAGCTAGTTCAATAA